One window of the Lasioglossum baleicum chromosome 8, iyLasBale1, whole genome shotgun sequence genome contains the following:
- the LOC143211344 gene encoding uncharacterized protein LOC143211344 isoform X1, with protein MNKLEQIQGEEREEAATATAAATAAATAAATAAATAAATATPTVPTPPPEEYFNLATAVANLNLQHRMPVSNYSLLLINSVYVTTLLLIMDILYVTTQLHNRPMSGPGSMPGAMPGAMEGAMPGALQGTMPGALQGTMPGAMQGAMPGAIFLTKQQLTTIAREWRRQYYSGRGGRGGRRGRGGRRGRGGRGGRGRVVVHHYY; from the exons ATGAACAAACTCGAACAGATTCAAGGGGAAGAACGGGAGGAggcggcgacggcgacggcagCGGCCACGGCAGCGGCCACGGCAGCGGCGACGGCAGCGGCGACGGcagcggcgacggcgacaccaACGGTGCCGACACCGCCGCCTGAAGAGTACTTCAACTTGGCGACGGCCGTCGCCAACTTGAATTTGCAGCATCGCATGCCGGTGAGTAACTATTCACTACTATTAATTAATAGTGTGTATGTTACtacattgttattaataatggaTATTTTATATGTTACAACACAGCTACATAACAGGCCGATGAGCGGGCCGGGCTCCATGCCGGGGGCCATGCCTGGGGCCATGGAGGGCGCCATGCCGGGCGCCCTGCAGGGCACAATGCCGGGCGCCCTGCAGGGCACAATGCCGGGGGCCATGCAGGGCGCCATGCCGGGCGCCATATTTTTGACCAAGCAACAATTG ACAACCATAGCAAGAGAGTGGCGGCGACAATACTACTCCGGCCGCGGAGGACGCGGAGGACGCCGAGGACGCGGAGGCCGCCGAGGACGCGGAGGCCGCGGAGGCCGCGGACGCGTCGTAGTCCACCATTATtactaa
- the LOC143211344 gene encoding uncharacterized protein LOC143211344 isoform X2, translating into MNKLEQIQGEEREEAATATAAATAAATAAATAAATAAATATPTVPTPPPEEYFNLATAVANLNLQHRMPLHNRPMSGPGSMPGAMPGAMEGAMPGALQGTMPGALQGTMPGAMQGAMPGAIFLTKQQLTTIAREWRRQYYSGRGGRGGRRGRGGRRGRGGRGGRGRVVVHHYY; encoded by the exons ATGAACAAACTCGAACAGATTCAAGGGGAAGAACGGGAGGAggcggcgacggcgacggcagCGGCCACGGCAGCGGCCACGGCAGCGGCGACGGCAGCGGCGACGGcagcggcgacggcgacaccaACGGTGCCGACACCGCCGCCTGAAGAGTACTTCAACTTGGCGACGGCCGTCGCCAACTTGAATTTGCAGCATCGCATGCCG CTACATAACAGGCCGATGAGCGGGCCGGGCTCCATGCCGGGGGCCATGCCTGGGGCCATGGAGGGCGCCATGCCGGGCGCCCTGCAGGGCACAATGCCGGGCGCCCTGCAGGGCACAATGCCGGGGGCCATGCAGGGCGCCATGCCGGGCGCCATATTTTTGACCAAGCAACAATTG ACAACCATAGCAAGAGAGTGGCGGCGACAATACTACTCCGGCCGCGGAGGACGCGGAGGACGCCGAGGACGCGGAGGCCGCCGAGGACGCGGAGGCCGCGGAGGCCGCGGACGCGTCGTAGTCCACCATTATtactaa